The Arachis hypogaea cultivar Tifrunner chromosome 14, arahy.Tifrunner.gnm2.J5K5, whole genome shotgun sequence DNA window GGTTCGACCTAGCTGGTTTAAATAAACCGGTccgaatctttttcttttttgccctTTTCTTCAGTCCACCAAACTATGTCGTTTCATAATCCCTTCTCCTCCCTCAACGTCACTTTTACAGAAGCCCTCTCATCTCTCATATCTCATTGACCCAATTTTTCTCCTTCTATCAGCATCATCCGACAAGCTCGTCGTCGGTCTCTCCCGGCTCCGATCTCGCGTGCCTTCCTTGCCGTCGTCGTCACTGGCGGCAGTAGCAGCAGCTCCCGGACCTGGACGTCGTCGCCGCTCCGTGTCTTGTCACTGCCTCGTAGTCAATCTCGCGCCGTCATTGCGCCCGTCGACGCCGAGACAGAAGCAGCAAGTCCCCGACTTCCTCCTCGCTTTCAGCAACTCCTCGGCCTCCTTCGCACAACCTGGTCCCAATCTGGTGAGTTTTCAACAAATTTTCCTCTTCGTCTGTTTTGTATTTGGTTGctgtgtttgatttttttgtaaaaaataatcaCATTGAGTGAAGATCACCAATATGGGCACATTGGTATTCATAAAAAGATGAACTGTAAGAATGATTGAAGCCAAAATTgagattttttactattttattaataattgtatAATTGGGATCAAACGGAATTAAATGGGTTATGCAAAAAACTGGTaactaaaattgaaattgattttgaaataagaagtAGTGATGAAAGGGAAAcagtaatataaaaaaatataattgcagAGGTAAAATTGGAACGGAAAAGGAAATGAAGTAAAATTCAATTGAGAAAAGTAATACCAGAAAAACAATGTTACATAGCTAGAGTTCTTGTTCGAATTTAAAGTGCTAGAAAGATGCAacaaaaatttaggattttatatttttatagacTACCTACTTAACGGGGTGATTTTGGGCAAATAAACAAGGGATGCATAGCATTTTTTCATAGCAGTATATGTGGCATTAGCATTAGTAAATTCAAGTTGATACATTAGCATTTAGCAAAGCAAATATTCTAAAGAAGGAATAGGTAGTCTAATGTTACAATTCCTTCAACTCAACCTACTGCAATTTTACTGGAAACTTACCTTTGCCATTCTTTTCTGTGTCTCTTCCCACACGGATTGAGCAACCACGGTTAGCGACTCCCTGCAAGTTCAATGCTATTAGGACGTTTCCATAGAAGATAAAATTCTTGCTTTATTACTGTCTTAAGCTTTAACAATAAAGTTCCAAGATCGATCCCTATTGCAGGACCCTTTTGTTTTTTTGCCATCCTTCAATTCTCTGTCAAAAGCAGTGTATAAATGAAGTATGAATATGAATAGCTTCTGAGCGTGTACATATGTACAGAGAAAAAGAAAGTTATACTAATAAAAGGGTTTATTTAGGTTCCTtgaaaccaaaaaataaattaataatatcaagGGTGAAGCTCAATTGCATTGTGTGCTAACAAAAATTATACGTTGATGGAAAAGTTTATTATCATTTAAAGCTTTACAATTACTCTTAAGATTATCcattaacaataacaattaagcATTGACCTGCGTGTCTGATCAGAAACTGAAAAAATAAGTATAGTGTATAACATTGTTGTGGACACAGTTACACATACCTTAGAACTCAAAAGGGTAGATAGATGAGTCAAGAAAGAAAccaacaaatataaataaaaacgaagaagataataaaaaaaatctcatttccttttatatatatatagcacaaATGATCATTTGTTCGGACGAAATAGATCAAGAATGTAGGAGTTCTGTtgaactctaaattttaaattcgaattttaaGCAATAGGTAATTTCAAGCAATACCCAAGAGAACGTGTCTATGCTGGCTGTTTCATGCTTTCCTGTCAACCTTCTTTCATTTCCTTCTCCATTTCACATTTCacttatgttaaattcatatttgcaTGTTTGGGTTAAGTGCTTGCCATGTTTGGTTGaccaatttcatttttcttaattaaatgaAACTGTAAATGACATTGGACGTGTTAGTGTTTACTTTTGAAGAAATGATATTTCTGCAATTAAATTAGGGCCTAAACTTGACTTTTTTGTTAATTTAGTGTGCAACCATCTAATTTAGTGTTCATTTGTTTGGTTTGAGAAACCTTGGTAACTTGGTAAGGGTGTGCAAAACTTAGACGGAGTTGAAATTTAACCTAAATTTAAAGTATATTTTGTTGATTTAGACTTGTCATTTTTTTCGGTATTTATTTTGTATCTGAATTAGGATTATGCTCTAAATCTAATTATTTGAAATATATTGGATAAAATACTAGAGTTGAATTTGAATCTATTAAATATACTGAGGTCTGCAAAATACAATTCTAAGGTGTCTTGAAGAAGTAGAAAATTATATGTGTATCTCCTACTTCTACCTGTTCTTGTTTAGGgggtaaaatttttacttttttacatATATAGAATTAGAAAGAAAACGAGTCTGGGTGTAATGGATGTTGATTCAGAACCACTCAATTCAGAAGAGAACGTTGAAGATTGCTTGATGACCGGTGTGGAAGAGAATGTAAATTGCACTTGTGATTGCGGTGGCAGCAGTAGCAAGTGTGTTGTTGTGACGGCCGATGATATTATAAACCAGACATTTGAAACATCGGATGCAGCTTATCACTTGTATGTGCGTTATGCAAGGTGTGTCAGGTTCGGAGTTCACAAGGGTGATACAGCGCGTGGAAAAGATGGAACACAACGCAGAAGGTGATTTTTTTGCAACAAGGAAGGAAAGAGAGCCGATAAATACATCTCTAATTTGAACAGGAAGAGGGAGCATAAAGTGCTGACTTGTACGGGTTGTGAAGCCATGCTTGCGATGTACTTTGACACCAAAACTTCAGCTTGGAGAGTTAAAAAATTAGTTGAGAAGCACAACCACGATCTTGTCCCCCAATGCTTGGTACACCTAATTCCAAACCACCATGGGATGAATGAGGCTCAAAAAGCTCAGGCAAACACCATGCACGATAATGGTCTTCCAAGCGCTAAGATAATGGGACTAATGGTAGGCCAAGCCGGGGGTTATGCTAATGTCGGGTTCACAAAGAAGGATCTGGATAACCACATTGAAATAACTCGTCGTGCAAAGCTCATTGGTGGGGATTCTAATGCAACAATTAGCTATCTACTTGGAAAAGCCGATGTTGACCCCATGGCCATGGCAAGGTACAGTGCTACTGATGAAAGTAGGCTGGCGAATCTATTTTAGGCAAATGGCATTTGTAGGGCGGATTATCAGTGCATTGGAGATGTGCTTGCATTTGATACAACCTATCGGAAAAATAAGTACAGAAGACTGTTGGTTATCTTCTCGGGTTGTAACCATCACCGTCAAACATGCATATTTGACTTTGCCTTGATAGACAACGAACAAACGGAAACATATACGTGGTTGTTGCAAAACTTTCTAGATGTCATGCTGAACAAGTCTCCTAGTGTTGTGGTCACAGATGGTGATGAGGCAATGAAGGCAGCAATTCAAGAAATCTTCCCAAATGCAACTCACCGATTATGTGGTTGGCACATTCAGAAAAATGTAACGGCAAACATAAAAATCAAAGGTTTTTCCGACGACTTCAGAAGATGTTTGTATGCTCCATGGCATCCGAATGAATTTGAAGAATATTGGgagaatatgataaaaaaaaatatgggtTGGAGGAAAATGAATGGGTACTAAATGAGTATCAAAAGAGGAAAAGCTGGGCAAGCACCTACTTGCGAGATAAATTCTGTGCTAGATTTAGAACAACATCAAGGTGTGAAGGGATAAACAACTTCAtcaagaggtttattggcattTGTCAAAGTCTTTTAGAGCTAGTCCAGAATCTTGAACATGCTCTTAGGGATTATAGACACAACGAATTAGTTTCTCAATTTAAGACGGTGTACGGAGAGCCTGTGTTAACAACTCGCTTAGCTGCATTGGAGCTTTGTGCTGCAAATTTTTACAAACGGGAGATGTTTGGCAAAGTAAAAACAGAGATTGAAGGAGTGGTTGCATTAGATGTTATAAATGAGGAAAATATATCAACTACTGTTGTTTTAAAAGTTAAGGAGTATGACAGAAGGCAACATATATACACCGTACTTTATGAGCGCAACACCGAGAATATGGAGTGTGAATGTAGTAGGTGGAGTAGTGAAGGAATTTCTTGTAGCCACATGTTTTGTGCCATGAAAAGGGTAGGTTTACAGAAGTTGCCAGAAAGTCTTCTTTTGAGAAGATGGTCCAAGGATTCCAAAAAGTATCTGGACGAAAGTTCAGCTGGAAGCACTGTGCAAGATGGAGAAAGAGAATTTTTAATGCGCTATGGCGCATTGTCAGTGGCAGCTACGTGGATGGTATTCTTAGGAGCTTAAGATGGTTCTTCTTTCCATGATACTATGAATGAAGTCTCTCGTTTGACCAAAATACTAGAGCAAAAGTCGTGCttgaaaagaggaagaagagattcTCCCATGCCAAACTTTGTTGGTGACCCTTCAGTTGTCAAGACAAAAGGTGCACCAAagggaaaaaaagagagaggaaaACGGAGGTGCACTAAATGCAACAATGCTGGTCATGTAAAGAAGAATTGTCCTGTGAAGAATGAGGGTGACAATTTGGGTGATAAGATTGGTGGTGGCACATAGGCTAGCTTTGGTGCAGAAGAGGTTAGTCAAATTCAAAATGGCATTATGCTTTACTTGAATTAAAATAACCTGTTAAATTCTATGTTGTAGTTATACTTGATAGCAAGTTTGAGTTTATGCCTTCTTTTGTCacaggagcttcccaaagatccTATGGTTTCTCAAGGGACGCAAGTTAGCTTCGGTACAGAAGAGGTTAGTAAGATACAATATTACAATAGTGGTTACACGAACTAAAATAAATTGGTAAATTCTATGCTGTAGTTATACTTGATAGAAATTTTGACTGCATGTATCATTTTTTCTTAGGAGCTTCTCAAGGACCCTATGACTTCTCAAGATACATCAGCAGTGCCAAATACAGAAGTAAATACATCTGTGCAGTTAAGGTTTGGGCTAGGTGACTCAGAATTGATTAATAGCCATGGGGCTCCCATCCCACGATATGGAAGTAATCAGTGGCTATTACAGGTATCAATAATAAGAGATGAATTATTGCATTGTTATAACTTAGTGATTAGTAAATTTTAAACTATTTGATATCCATTATGATTCGCtgaattcctttctttttctctcaaaTTTGTTTGTGCTGTGGAGAACAGGTTGTACAACAAGGACAATATCCGAAGTTCAATGGGATGCAGTAGTGCATTGAGGTTGATATATGATGGAGACTGCTAGACTGTGTATCAAAGAAAAACCAGTAGTAATTTAATGTTTGGTTGTACTCCATGAGAACTTTTTATATCTTGAATCATTGTTTGAGCATTTTAGGCAATTTAATACCTTCTGAAATAGGTGCAGTAACAGATTGTTAAActgatttattttcttttttacttttcaattGTCATGACAGGTTTATTGTCTTAGTTGGCTATGAATTTTTCAATAACAGATTAAATATGCAAATATTTTCTTGTGTTTTACATCAAGCCTCATTAGTTTTGATAATAGAATTTGAATATCCTCAATCCAAATCCATCTAAAAAAGATTGATTTTTGTTCCTTATATTCTTCCTCCTTGCTATGGAATGAGAAAACTTGGACACTATCACAAGTGTGTTGCCTTgctctttattttgatattctattttatgaagatttatgTTCTGTTCTGTGAAAGAAAATGCATAGAAATTTAGTTGTTAACACTTTTGAAAATTGAAGCCTCTTGTGTTCTCTGCTTTTTCTACTTAAGTTTAGTTTTCCAATGCATAGTTTATGGATTAAATTAATGTCAGGAGCCTCAGAGTTTGATGTTGTCAATGTGATTCTTGAGGAGGGACCAATCATCCTACATAGTTTTAGTATATTCTATCACTTAGTTTTGTCATCATTGTTCATCCTTTCTCAATTCAGTCTATGTTTTTGCTTTGAGATAGCTTATCTGAATTTTTACAGGAAAGCTGAAAGAATCAAAAGGTGCAAGGGCAAGGTATTTGCCTTGCAAGATGAACCAGAAGTTCCAAGGATGTGGTTACCTTTTGATGATGCACCTGGATTAGCAATGGCTAGAGCATTTGGCGATTTTTGTTTGAAGGATTACGGTGTCATTCTATACCAGAATTTTCTCATCGAatttattaaaatgttattaaagtttcagtcttcgTCCCACCAAATTTCAGTCTCCTGTccccactttttggaggtacttttaaaattttgggaacagatactaaaattttagtactagtttctgaactaacaaacatgatactgagtctcagtctcccaGTCTTCATCCTAGATatgaaatttttgttttctctttttcttacttTGGCTATCTTTTATgtcataaaaaaaatcttaattttctttcaatACCATATTAAATTCACATTAATATATAAGttcaaattaaagtttaaaatctGCCATCAACATCATCACTTTAACTTATCAAACTGTTAACAAAGTAAGTTCGAGTTGGCTATCGTTCTTCCTTAACTCAGTTATAAATCTATAAACAAATCAAATTCAGGATGCCACTATATTAATACAACAATAgtttatcattattttattttaatacttgattaaattcacattaattgctattattttattttaaacttgatcctgaataaatttattttcattagctattattacaaaaataattctAATGAATATACTCTAATTAAGTGAATTAAGttattaaacataatttttagattgaattttgagaatagaataatattttaaattttattcatgCTTCAAAATCTCGTAATTAATGTAATTTACATAGTTATACCAATATTTTGTTTcctaatgtattaaatattatattattttattcttagttCTTCATTATTGcattaatcaataattttttttaatcttaaaaaattttatacttacattaaaataaaaattttcacttGTAGTCGGATATTGGTCATTTTTATAAAgaaaagttatatatattttgcatTTCATATATAGTTAAAATTGATGATATCattaaaaaaggaaagaaaaatttgACATAAAAACTATGTGATTTCATTCTTAAAGATTGATCAtcgttcaaagaaaaaaaaaagtaattaaggATCTCAATTAAAATCCATGATTTAAGTAAAACAACACAAAATTGATATATACACTAGCAAAATCattagataaaaaaaagattCTTATGTTAAAAAtgactaatttttttgtttaatgaaaaggtttgattggcttaaattattaaactaaaatatttttcgtataaaatgttaaatttaaagaTGTTATAACTAGTCCAACTGATCCAATTGAATTTAACAAAGTCACGTGAAATCATCTCCTATGGATTCATAGAATTTAATTTATCTTATGTAATATTAAGTTGCTCTGAATATATACTAATCAATGCTATGTCTATAGCTTTCTTGTCTTTTCCATCAACCTCATGGATCCCATTTTTTGCTCTCCTCACTTGCATCCTCTCTTCAAGTTGCAATTGAATTTTGCTAGTTGTGCTAGGCACATAATTAAATTGAAACATAGTTATACAATATTTTGGACAATATATAATAAATGTATAGATTTAAATTATCTTAGAGGGTCAATAAGAAATATACTAAAGCTGTGTGTGGCCATTTCATTTATCGTGATGAAACGTTATAGTCATGCCATAAAAAATTCGGAGCCACTTAAAGTGGTTTTCATTCTAGCAGGAATAGAAGACAATTGTGATACAGTTGTACCGATATTTTGTTTCCTAATGTGTTAGAtatgatataattttatttttaattcttcatTATTGcattaatcaataatttttttttaatcttaaaaaacTTTATActtacat harbors:
- the LOC112742291 gene encoding protein FAR1-RELATED SEQUENCE 5-like, which produces MDVDSEPLNSEENVEDCLMTGVEENVNCTCDCGGSSSKCVVVTADDIINQTFETSDAAYHLYVRYARCVRFGVHKGDTARGKDGTQRRRKREHKVLTCTGCEAMLAMYFDTKTSAWRVKKLVEKHNHDLVPQCLVHLIPNHHGMNEAQKAQANTMHDNGLPSAKIMGLMVGQAGGYANVGFTKKDLDNHIEITRRAKLIGGDSNATISYLLGKADVDPMAMARADYQCIGDVLAFDTTYRKNKYRRLLVIFSGCNHHRQTCIFDFALIDNEQTETYTWLLQNFLDVMLNKSPSVVVTDGDEAMKAAIQEIFPNATHRLCGWHIQKNVTANIKIKGFSDDFRRCLYAPWHPNEFEEYWENMIKKNMGWRKMNGFRTTSRCEGINNFIKRFIGICQSLLELVQNLEHALRDYRHNELVSQFKTVYGEPVLTTRLAALELCAANFYKREMFGKVKTEIEGVVALDVINEENISTTVVLKVKEYDRRQHIYTVLYERNTENMECECSRWSSEGISCSHMFCAMKRVGLQKLPESLLLRRWSKDSKKYLDESSAGSTVQDGEREFLMRYGALSVAATWMVFLGA